In Spirosoma aureum, a single genomic region encodes these proteins:
- a CDS encoding rubredoxin produces MRDYYTLKINLPAGIVSPGALQNVLTLAHDAGVHTVRFGARQQLLMTVHYEDMRFLEKDLKKHQIAYEANTEQYPNIISSYCGEDVFRTGAWLRESEYHTVLDQFDYQPRLKVNLSDSNQSFTPFFTGNLNFIASPIPHFWYLYVRPKQSNSLFRWRELIYTNDMGRLAKAVEEAMLEQDHQEEEALFRAVTTGRSFITQPATNDVELPEFSLPYYEGFNRYGQRSWLGLYRRDEQFSVAFLLEVCALCLKTRVGELCVTPWKSLIIKGIEEKDRATWSHILGKHNINVRHAANELAWQTEDHTNEGTQLKNYVLRYFEKHDTRTFGLCFGVQTRPKSEVFGSVLVRKRPLLQLGQLALFSVYDVYYTDNFNPNSRTYHLFEKGLFKLHLPNQINRLCRKFSTGRLTQRGEVVRLETEKTEPALSPISKVYQCPHCFTVYDEQYGDTLNAIPAGTPFSALPSDYACPTCDAPKEEMEEVLLEVD; encoded by the coding sequence ATGCGCGACTATTACACCCTGAAAATCAACCTGCCCGCTGGAATCGTTTCGCCGGGAGCGTTGCAGAATGTGCTGACACTGGCTCATGATGCGGGCGTACATACGGTGCGGTTCGGTGCCCGGCAGCAACTACTGATGACGGTACATTATGAAGACATGCGCTTTCTGGAAAAAGACCTGAAAAAACACCAGATTGCGTATGAAGCCAACACAGAGCAGTACCCAAATATTATTAGCTCGTATTGTGGCGAAGATGTGTTTCGCACGGGCGCATGGCTGCGCGAAAGTGAATACCATACGGTGCTGGACCAGTTTGATTATCAGCCACGTCTGAAAGTCAACCTGTCAGATTCGAACCAGAGTTTTACGCCTTTTTTTACTGGGAATCTCAACTTCATTGCTTCGCCGATACCGCATTTCTGGTATCTGTACGTCCGTCCGAAACAGAGCAATTCGCTTTTCCGGTGGCGGGAACTGATCTATACGAACGACATGGGTCGACTCGCAAAAGCCGTAGAGGAAGCCATGTTGGAGCAGGACCACCAGGAAGAAGAAGCCCTCTTCAGAGCCGTGACAACAGGCCGAAGCTTCATTACGCAACCAGCAACGAATGATGTAGAACTTCCCGAATTTTCATTACCCTATTACGAAGGCTTTAACCGCTATGGGCAGCGTTCGTGGCTTGGCCTTTACCGCCGTGACGAACAGTTTTCGGTGGCGTTTCTGCTCGAGGTATGCGCGCTATGCCTGAAAACACGCGTTGGCGAATTATGCGTAACGCCCTGGAAGTCGCTCATTATTAAAGGAATTGAAGAAAAAGACCGGGCTACCTGGTCGCATATTCTTGGCAAACACAACATCAATGTACGCCATGCCGCCAATGAACTGGCCTGGCAAACCGAAGATCATACCAATGAGGGAACGCAGCTTAAGAACTACGTGCTGCGCTATTTTGAAAAGCACGATACCCGAACGTTCGGGCTTTGTTTTGGGGTGCAGACGCGGCCAAAATCGGAAGTATTTGGTTCGGTACTGGTTCGGAAACGGCCATTGCTTCAACTTGGTCAGTTAGCGCTTTTTAGCGTCTACGATGTCTATTATACCGACAATTTCAACCCCAATAGCCGAACGTACCACCTGTTTGAAAAAGGGCTCTTTAAGCTGCATTTGCCTAATCAGATAAACCGGCTTTGCAGGAAATTCAGCACAGGTCGTTTGACGCAACGTGGTGAGGTCGTTCGGCTGGAAACCGAAAAAACGGAACCAGCCTTATCGCCCATTTCGAAGGTATATCAATGTCCACATTGTTTTACAGTGTATGACGAACAATATGGGGATACATTGAACGCTATTCCAGCGGGAACCCCTTTCAGCGCGTTGCCGAGTGATTATGCGTGTCCTACCTGTGATGCACCAAAAGAAGAAATGGAAGAGGTATTGCTGGAAGTTGATTAA
- a CDS encoding alpha-L-fucosidase — MKPAFLRFALGILFGIPAFAQQHSEQKHDKYIWPKDEQVKQKLQSWQNIKFGLLMHWGTYSEWGIVESWSLCPEDEGWCERKGPYAANWFDYKKAYENLQTTFNPVKFNPERWADAAKQAGMKYVIFTTKHHDGFCMFDTKQTDYKITDPKTPFSTNPRSNVTKEILGAFRQQGFMLGTYFSKPDWHAEDYWWAYFPPKDRNVSYDPKKYPDHWKKFSDFTYNQIEELMTGYGKVDILWLDGGWVRPASTIDSTVSWQRTIPYSQDINMARIAGMARQHQPGLLVVDRTVSGEFENYVTPEQQIPDHYMPIPWETCMTMGDSWSYIPKENFKSARKLVQTLVDVVAKNGNLLLNVAPGPDGEWHEEAYLRMQEIGKWMNTNGESIYGTKPLAPYRQGQWAFTTNGQASYASYLSSDSEKQLPANLALPTINISPTAKITLLGTTQPLKKTKLTEGVITVSIPEKVRQQFAEQPVWVFRISDR; from the coding sequence ATGAAACCTGCATTTCTACGCTTTGCTTTAGGAATCCTGTTTGGTATTCCGGCCTTTGCGCAGCAACACTCCGAACAGAAACATGACAAGTACATTTGGCCTAAAGACGAACAGGTCAAACAAAAACTGCAATCCTGGCAAAATATAAAATTCGGCCTGCTTATGCACTGGGGCACTTACAGCGAATGGGGAATTGTCGAATCCTGGTCGCTCTGCCCAGAAGATGAAGGCTGGTGCGAACGGAAAGGCCCATATGCTGCCAACTGGTTCGACTACAAGAAAGCATACGAAAACCTCCAGACGACATTTAATCCGGTAAAATTCAACCCTGAACGCTGGGCTGATGCTGCGAAACAGGCGGGGATGAAGTATGTGATTTTCACGACCAAGCATCACGACGGATTCTGTATGTTCGATACAAAACAGACCGACTACAAGATCACAGACCCGAAAACACCCTTCTCCACTAACCCACGAAGCAATGTAACGAAAGAAATACTTGGCGCTTTCCGTCAGCAGGGTTTTATGTTGGGTACCTATTTTTCCAAGCCTGACTGGCATGCAGAAGACTATTGGTGGGCTTACTTTCCTCCTAAAGACCGTAATGTAAGTTACGACCCTAAGAAATATCCTGACCACTGGAAAAAGTTCAGCGATTTTACCTACAACCAGATCGAAGAGTTGATGACAGGATATGGTAAGGTAGATATCCTGTGGCTCGATGGTGGTTGGGTTCGCCCGGCTAGCACAATCGACTCAACAGTAAGCTGGCAACGCACCATTCCCTATAGTCAGGATATTAATATGGCCCGTATTGCCGGGATGGCCCGCCAGCACCAGCCCGGTTTGCTGGTCGTAGATCGCACGGTATCGGGTGAGTTCGAGAACTATGTCACACCCGAACAGCAGATACCCGATCATTACATGCCTATTCCGTGGGAAACCTGTATGACAATGGGCGATAGCTGGTCGTATATTCCAAAGGAGAACTTCAAATCGGCAAGAAAGCTGGTGCAAACACTGGTTGATGTGGTAGCGAAAAATGGAAATCTCCTTCTCAACGTGGCCCCAGGTCCTGATGGAGAATGGCACGAAGAAGCCTATCTGCGGATGCAGGAAATTGGCAAATGGATGAACACAAACGGCGAGTCAATCTATGGTACGAAGCCGCTGGCACCTTATCGGCAGGGTCAATGGGCTTTTACGACCAATGGACAGGCTAGCTATGCGTCTTATTTGTCCAGTGACTCCGAAAAGCAACTTCCGGCTAATTTGGCGCTGCCGACGATCAATATCTCACCAACGGCTAAGATAACCTTGCTCGGCACAACCCAACCCCTAAAAAAGACTAAACTCACAGAGGGGGTAATTACCGTTTCGATCCCCGAAAAAGTGCGTCAGCAGTTTGCCGAACAGCCCGTATGGGTATTCAGGATTAGTGACAGATAG
- a CDS encoding nitrate reductase yields MTHQTTCCYCGVGCGIVVRQEPNGRLTVEGDKQHPSNRGMLCSKGMNLHYTVMDQSDRLLYPQMRLNRSMPMQRVSWDAALERTAAVFKTFIQKYGPDSVAFYVSGQCLTEEYYLVNKLIKGFIGSNNIDTNSRLCMSSAVVGYKLSLGEDSVPVCYDDIEEADVFYVQGANPAWCHPILWRRIEAHKAANPHVKIICIDPRRTDTARSADLHLPIRPGTDIVLNNAIGRLLIEKGFIDNEFICNHADGFEAYREQVMQRTLVEAADLCGVDPDDIEQAAYWIGRSKGFLSLWTMGLNQSVVGVNKNLALINLHLITGRIGKPGNGPFSLTGQPNAMGGRETGGLANVLPAHRDVTNAVHRAEVEAFWQGPVRIAAKPGLTATEMFDALADGQLKAIWIINTNPMVSMPNANAVEKALKNARYVVVQDVSNRADTVPFADVVLPAAAWLEKEGTMTNAERRIAYLPSVIDAPGEALPDAEIIWRFAQKMGFGDSFNYANTAEVYQEYTQLTAGTNIDVTGVSYELLKRKRTVQWPFPANSEPLDVNTDNNVPIGTKRLFTDHRFYTPNERAQIHAVPDGNASEPTDDDFPLVLTTGRIRDQWHTMTKTGRVAKLNQHSPQPFLQIHPDDARTHGIRDGQLVVVRGRRGEVRVKAKITDDVRSGLCFLPMHWGKILNSNLNRANNLTNSLVDPRSKEPDFKFTAVTVLPYRKPQEKIIIIGAGSAGLGFINAYRLVNADDEIHVFSKEIYPFYNRVLLPDYISGEQSWEQLVKLREDQFGEANIIVHKGVSVAHIDRKAKVVTDSDGVEHTYDKILLGTGSRAFMPKSVPRLPGIFNMRSRLDADSLLPFLKLSPDDSTEPHAVIVGGGLLGLELAASLRQIGVRVTVIQRGGRFMERQLDPLASELLYLELLDRGIDVYFNEEVQTFMGNGQVEGIQLNSGRKIQCQVVVVAIGTEPNIELARDAGLVCNRGVVVNDYMQTSDPDIFAAGELAQWNGQMWGITLAAEQQAEIAARFLAGDVSQPYRGSLSISILKMEGLHLCSIGMAEVPANTGTAERGAPDYEEIVFIDKAKRYYKKCIVQGDRLVGAILVGDKNEFQEFRELIANGTELSEKRLQLLRANKKVDPIAGKLVCSCNSVGQGNLEKAILGGCTDFQQLCQKTGAGTGCGSCRPEVRSILLSMSELVTG; encoded by the coding sequence ATGACTCATCAAACGACCTGTTGCTATTGTGGCGTTGGCTGTGGAATCGTAGTCAGGCAGGAACCGAACGGGCGATTGACCGTTGAGGGTGATAAGCAGCACCCGTCGAATCGGGGCATGCTTTGCTCGAAAGGCATGAATCTGCATTACACGGTTATGGATCAGTCAGACCGATTGCTGTATCCGCAAATGCGGCTCAATCGGTCGATGCCGATGCAACGGGTGAGTTGGGATGCGGCTCTGGAGCGTACAGCGGCTGTTTTTAAAACGTTTATTCAGAAATATGGTCCGGATTCAGTAGCGTTTTACGTATCGGGACAGTGCCTGACCGAAGAGTATTACCTGGTCAATAAGCTCATCAAAGGATTTATTGGCTCCAACAACATCGATACCAACTCCAGGCTGTGTATGAGTTCGGCCGTGGTAGGCTACAAACTATCACTAGGGGAAGACTCGGTGCCGGTTTGTTACGATGACATTGAAGAAGCGGACGTATTTTATGTGCAGGGGGCAAATCCGGCCTGGTGTCATCCTATTCTATGGCGCCGGATCGAAGCGCATAAGGCGGCCAATCCGCACGTTAAAATCATCTGTATTGATCCGCGCCGGACCGACACGGCCCGGTCGGCCGATTTGCATTTACCCATCCGACCCGGCACCGATATTGTCCTGAATAATGCCATTGGGAGGTTACTGATCGAAAAGGGATTCATCGATAATGAATTCATTTGCAACCACGCCGATGGCTTTGAGGCTTATCGGGAGCAGGTCATGCAGCGGACGCTGGTCGAAGCAGCCGATCTGTGCGGGGTTGATCCTGATGATATTGAGCAGGCAGCTTACTGGATCGGCCGCTCGAAGGGATTCCTGTCGCTTTGGACAATGGGGTTGAATCAGTCCGTAGTTGGTGTCAATAAAAACCTGGCGCTCATTAATTTACACCTCATTACCGGGCGAATCGGTAAACCGGGCAATGGGCCGTTCTCACTCACCGGACAGCCAAACGCAATGGGCGGTCGCGAAACGGGTGGACTGGCCAATGTGTTACCCGCCCATCGTGATGTGACGAACGCAGTTCACCGCGCAGAGGTAGAAGCATTTTGGCAGGGACCCGTCAGGATTGCTGCCAAACCCGGCCTGACCGCTACCGAAATGTTCGATGCGCTGGCCGATGGTCAGCTAAAAGCCATCTGGATCATCAATACGAATCCGATGGTGAGTATGCCCAATGCCAATGCGGTAGAGAAGGCGCTTAAAAACGCCCGTTACGTTGTTGTTCAGGATGTGTCGAACCGGGCCGATACGGTGCCGTTTGCCGATGTGGTACTTCCGGCTGCGGCCTGGCTCGAAAAAGAAGGCACGATGACCAATGCCGAACGCCGGATTGCCTACCTGCCCAGCGTAATCGATGCTCCGGGAGAGGCCTTGCCCGATGCCGAAATAATCTGGCGCTTTGCGCAGAAAATGGGCTTTGGTGATTCATTTAACTACGCCAATACTGCCGAAGTTTATCAGGAATATACCCAACTCACGGCAGGAACCAACATCGATGTGACGGGGGTAAGTTATGAGCTACTGAAACGGAAACGAACAGTACAATGGCCATTTCCGGCAAACAGCGAGCCATTAGACGTGAACACTGACAACAATGTTCCGATCGGAACGAAGCGCCTGTTTACGGATCATCGGTTTTATACACCGAATGAACGGGCACAGATTCATGCTGTACCAGATGGCAATGCCTCAGAACCAACTGACGATGACTTTCCGCTGGTACTGACCACGGGCCGCATCCGGGACCAGTGGCACACCATGACCAAGACCGGACGGGTAGCGAAACTCAATCAGCATAGTCCGCAGCCATTCCTCCAAATCCATCCGGACGATGCCCGGACACACGGCATTCGGGACGGGCAGTTGGTCGTCGTGCGTGGGCGACGCGGGGAAGTTCGGGTAAAAGCTAAGATTACCGACGATGTGCGTTCGGGACTGTGTTTTCTGCCCATGCACTGGGGGAAGATTCTCAACAGCAATCTGAACCGGGCCAATAACCTGACCAATTCGCTCGTTGATCCCCGGTCTAAAGAACCTGATTTCAAATTCACGGCCGTAACGGTTTTGCCGTACCGTAAGCCGCAGGAAAAAATTATCATTATTGGGGCTGGCTCGGCTGGACTTGGCTTCATCAATGCCTACCGATTGGTTAATGCCGACGATGAAATTCACGTATTTTCCAAAGAGATTTATCCGTTTTACAACCGGGTTCTCCTGCCCGATTACATCAGTGGCGAACAGTCTTGGGAGCAACTGGTCAAGCTGCGTGAAGACCAGTTTGGCGAAGCGAATATCATTGTGCACAAAGGTGTCAGCGTTGCTCATATCGACCGGAAGGCGAAAGTGGTCACGGATAGCGATGGTGTTGAACACACGTATGACAAGATTTTGCTGGGAACCGGAAGCAGGGCATTTATGCCCAAAAGTGTGCCCCGTTTGCCGGGTATTTTCAACATGCGTTCCCGGCTGGATGCCGATTCGCTTCTGCCATTTCTGAAACTATCGCCGGATGATTCGACCGAACCCCATGCCGTAATTGTCGGTGGGGGATTATTGGGGCTCGAATTGGCAGCCTCACTGCGGCAGATTGGTGTTCGGGTTACAGTTATTCAGCGGGGTGGGCGATTTATGGAACGCCAGCTCGATCCGCTCGCCAGTGAATTGCTATACCTCGAACTGCTGGATCGGGGCATCGACGTCTATTTCAATGAAGAAGTTCAGACGTTTATGGGGAACGGGCAGGTAGAGGGTATCCAACTGAATTCGGGACGAAAGATTCAATGCCAGGTCGTTGTGGTGGCCATTGGAACAGAGCCAAACATCGAACTGGCACGCGATGCCGGTTTGGTATGCAACCGGGGTGTCGTTGTCAATGATTACATGCAAACCTCTGATCCCGATATTTTTGCCGCTGGCGAACTGGCTCAGTGGAACGGGCAGATGTGGGGCATTACGCTGGCCGCCGAACAGCAGGCCGAAATTGCAGCCCGATTTCTGGCCGGCGACGTATCGCAACCCTACCGGGGGAGTTTGTCCATCAGTATCCTGAAAATGGAGGGTCTGCATCTGTGTAGTATAGGGATGGCCGAAGTACCTGCCAACACCGGAACGGCCGAACGAGGAGCTCCTGATTATGAGGAAATCGTTTTCATCGATAAAGCCAAGCGTTATTACAAAAAGTGTATAGTTCAGGGCGACAGGCTGGTCGGTGCTATTCTGGTCGGTGATAAAAACGAATTTCAGGAGTTTCGCGAACTGATTGCCAACGGGACCGAACTTTCTGAAAAGCGCCTACAGTTGCTACGAGCCAATAAAAAAGTTGATCCGATAGCCGGGAAGCTGGTTTGTTCCTGCAACTCGGTAGGGCAGGGGAATTTGGAAAAGGCCATTCTGGGAGGCTGTACCGATTTTCAGCAGCTTTGCCAGAAAACCGGAGCTGGAACTGGCTGTGGCTCCTGCCGACCCGAAGTGCGAAGTATTCTGTTATCAATGAGCGAGTTAGTGACTGGGTAA
- a CDS encoding MFS transporter encodes MNLSSNKPLTSLNIFRFEGVQMRTFHITWLTFFVCFFGWFGLAPLMPAIRADLGLTKPQVGNTIIAAVSATIFARLIVGKLCDTWGPRKTYTALLVLGALPVMFVGLAHDYTTFLLFRLAIGVIGASFVITQVHTSLMFAPKIKGTVNAVAGGWGNLGGGITQLAMPVIMAAIVGFGYTKPEAWRLAMVVPGIMMLIMAFLYYRFTKDTPAGNFNEIQRSTQTGEKVSFWEACADIRVWALALAYACCFGMEITFDGVAALYFFDNFKMEETQAGFWAMLFGGMNIFARALGGIVADKVGNKYGMRGKGVLLAAMLLLEGVGIMLFAQAGNLPMAIATMLSFALFLKMSNGGTYAIVPFVNPKAVGVISGVVGAGGNVGGMLMGFLFKSQSISYGQAFLYIGAIVAAVGLTLFLVNFGKTVVTEPAEAELQTA; translated from the coding sequence ATGAATCTGTCATCGAATAAGCCGCTTACTTCGCTGAATATTTTCCGCTTCGAGGGTGTCCAGATGCGGACGTTCCACATCACCTGGTTAACTTTTTTTGTCTGTTTCTTTGGCTGGTTCGGTCTGGCTCCACTGATGCCCGCCATCCGGGCCGATCTGGGTCTGACTAAACCACAGGTCGGAAATACCATCATTGCGGCTGTATCGGCCACCATTTTTGCCCGACTGATTGTGGGGAAACTCTGTGATACCTGGGGCCCACGCAAAACCTACACCGCTTTGCTCGTATTGGGCGCATTACCGGTTATGTTTGTTGGTCTGGCCCACGATTACACGACGTTTTTACTCTTTCGGCTAGCCATCGGCGTCATTGGTGCATCATTTGTAATCACCCAGGTGCACACCTCCCTGATGTTCGCTCCGAAAATTAAAGGGACCGTTAACGCAGTGGCCGGTGGTTGGGGGAACCTGGGCGGTGGCATCACGCAACTGGCAATGCCGGTGATCATGGCCGCGATCGTTGGTTTTGGTTATACAAAACCAGAGGCCTGGCGCCTGGCGATGGTGGTACCGGGTATCATGATGCTGATCATGGCGTTTTTGTACTACCGTTTTACGAAAGACACCCCCGCCGGTAACTTCAATGAAATTCAGCGGTCAACTCAGACCGGGGAGAAAGTGAGTTTCTGGGAGGCCTGCGCCGACATTCGCGTATGGGCGCTGGCCTTGGCCTATGCCTGCTGCTTCGGTATGGAAATTACATTCGATGGTGTGGCTGCACTGTATTTCTTCGATAATTTCAAGATGGAAGAGACCCAGGCCGGTTTTTGGGCTATGCTCTTCGGCGGTATGAATATTTTTGCCCGTGCGTTGGGCGGTATCGTGGCCGATAAAGTAGGTAACAAATACGGCATGCGTGGAAAAGGTGTTTTGCTTGCGGCTATGCTGTTGCTGGAAGGTGTTGGCATTATGCTGTTTGCGCAGGCCGGTAACCTGCCAATGGCCATTGCAACCATGCTATCCTTCGCGCTCTTCCTGAAAATGTCGAATGGGGGTACCTATGCTATTGTTCCCTTTGTTAATCCGAAAGCTGTTGGAGTGATCTCTGGCGTGGTAGGGGCAGGGGGCAACGTTGGTGGAATGCTCATGGGCTTTCTGTTCAAATCACAGTCTATTTCCTACGGACAGGCTTTCCTCTACATCGGAGCAATCGTTGCAGCCGTCGGGTTAACCTTATTCCTGGTCAACTTTGGCAAAACAGTCGTAACCGAACCAGCTGAAGCAGAATTGCAAACCGCTTAA